Part of the Candidatus Acidiferrales bacterium genome is shown below.
TTCACGTCCTGGCCATCCACCGCGAGAATGTAATCTCCCGCCACCACGTTCACGCCGGGCTGCGTCAGCGGCGCTTTCAGTTGCGGATTCCAGTTCTCGCCGCTGTAAACGCGCTTGATGCGGTATCTCCCGTTTTCCACCGCGTAGTCCGCTCCCAGCAGTCCGACCGTCACCGGCGGCACCGTTGGTATCGCACCGCCGCGCACAAACATGTGCCCGACGTTCAAATCGCTCAGCATCTGGTCGAAGAGGAAATTTTCATCCTCGCGGCTCGCCAGCCCCGGCAGATACTTCGCGTACTCCGCCTCCGCCTTGTCCAGATTGAGCCCGTGGTAGTTCGGCGCGTAGAAGAAGTCCCGTTCGATGCGCCACACTTCGTGGTACATCTGCGTCCATTCCGCACGCGGGTCCACCCACACTTTCATGTCGCTCATGTTCAGCATGCCGTCGCCCGGCTTCACCGGAGCCGCCGTCGCAGCGATCCCCCAGTGTTCCGCTTGCAGATAGAGCAGTTTTTCGCCGTTAAACGACAAATCGAAATCCTGCACGCCTGAAATCACCGGCGTCGCCTTCCGCGTCTTCATGTCGAACTTCGCGACGTCCAATCCCGCTTGTGGCCCAAACACTCCCACTTGCCCCGGCGGCATTTCCGCGATAAACAGCTCGCCGGTCTTGCCCGCCGCCAGCCCAATGTAATTCTTCATCGGCACCGGCAGCGCCAGAATCCGCTGGCTGATGTTGTCGAAGTCGATCGTCACCTTCGGCGTTTCTTCCTTCTTCTCCGCTCCGGCTGCAGGCGTTTCCGGCTTCTTCTCCGCTTTTTCTTCATCGCTCAGCGGAGCCAGCGGCGACGGCAGGTCCTTCGCCAGCACCACCACGTACACCGCTCGCGTCACTGTGTGGTCGTAGCTCGACATATCCAGCCACGCCGTCGTCGGTCCTGCGTTTGTGCTCGCCGTGAAGTACAGCCATTTCCCGTTCTTGTCCCACACCGCGTACCGCGCGTCGCTCATTCCATCCGTGATTTGCGTCGCCTTGCCGCTGTCCAGCGAATAGACGAACACCGCCCGCATGTGATTCGGCAGCACTTTCGTGTACGCAATCCACTTGCTGTCCGGCGACCACGACGGGTCCAGCGTCCGCTCCGGCGTCTCAAATGTGTCCGCATCGATTTTCACCGGCGTTCCTTTATCGAGGTCCACGTACCACACGCTCAGCCGCTTGTCCGTGTACACAATCTTCTTGCTGTCCGGCGACCACACCGGATCGTAGAAAAACGACGGCGGCTCGCCCAGACTGATCTTCTTCACCGTCCCCATGCCGTCCTGGCTCTTGATGTGCAGCGCATAATTGCCCGCTTCATCCGAAAAATACGCGATGGAATTCCCGTCCGGCGACCACGCTGGTGTCCGGTTCGCCACGCCCGGCGAATTCGTGATGTTCCGAATGTCTCCATGCTCCGCCGGGACGGTCAGGATTTGCCCGTGCGCCTCGAAAACCGCTCGCGCTCCCGTCGGCGAAATTCCCGCCGACAATATATGTTTCTCCACGCTGTCGAAGTGCGGCATCACCTGCGGAAAATCGCCCGCCACGTGAATCGTCACAGCGCGGTCGCGATGCGTCCCCAGGTCGTAGACGTGAATCGCTCCAAATTGCGAATAGACAACCGCGTCCGCTCCCGCCGAAGCTTCCTTGATCGGCATCCCGTTGTTCGCCACGAGCTGCGTCTCTTTTTTCGTCGCCGTGTCGTATTCGCAGAGCGTGAACGGTCCTTTTTCATCCGAGAGAAAGTAAATCTTGTCTCCCACCCACATCGGATCGAATTCGTTCCAGTCCCCGCGCGGAATTTCCTCGTAGCTCGAATCCGCAAGTTTGGCGACCCAGATTTTCGATTCCGTCCCGCCGCGATAATGCGACCACGTTCCCCACGGAAACGCCACCGGCCGGTAGGCGATATCGTCGCCATTTGGCGAATACGATCCCTCGAACGCCAGCGGGAACGGCAATTGTGTCGCCAGCCCGCCCGTCATCGGAATCGTGAACAATTCGCCGCCGCCGTTCGCAAACGAGTCGCGGTTTGATTCGAAAAGCACGTTCTTTCCATCCGGCGTCCAGCCCATCGCGATGTCTGCCGCGGGATGATACGTCAGCCGTTTCGGCACGCCGCCGTCCGCCGCCACCACGTACACATCCGTGTTCCCGCCGTATTGCCCGGAAAACGCGATCCATCTTCCATCCGGCGAAAAATGCGGATCCGATTGCACGCCCACTCCTGTCGTCAGCCGCGTCGCGTCCCCTCCTTGCCGGCTCACGCTCCACAGCTCGCCGCCATACACAAACACGATCTGCGTCTTGCTGATCGTCGGCTGCTGCAGCAGCAGCGCCGGCTCGTTTTGCGCGTAGCAAATGGCTCCCAGTAGAAACACAAGTATGGCCAGGACCGTTTTCTTCATTCCCATTCTCCTTTGCGAAACTTCGCTTTTATGTACGCGAACGCCCTAAGGAAAGTTTCCACCCGGTGTCGCAAGCGCGCCGACCCGCGCGCTTCCCGGTCCCCAGACAGACTTTGCAAGGGGCAATGCCTGCCAGCGAATCCGAGAGTATAGTCCCGCCCCGCGAATTGTGTCCATCAAATGCGGCCTTTGAT
Proteins encoded:
- a CDS encoding PDZ domain-containing protein, with the translated sequence MKKTVLAILVFLLGAICYAQNEPALLLQQPTISKTQIVFVYGGELWSVSRQGGDATRLTTGVGVQSDPHFSPDGRWIAFSGQYGGNTDVYVVAADGGVPKRLTYHPAADIAMGWTPDGKNVLFESNRDSFANGGGELFTIPMTGGLATQLPFPLAFEGSYSPNGDDIAYRPVAFPWGTWSHYRGGTESKIWVAKLADSSYEEIPRGDWNEFDPMWVGDKIYFLSDEKGPFTLCEYDTATKKETQLVANNGMPIKEASAGADAVVYSQFGAIHVYDLGTHRDRAVTIHVAGDFPQVMPHFDSVEKHILSAGISPTGARAVFEAHGQILTVPAEHGDIRNITNSPGVANRTPAWSPDGNSIAYFSDEAGNYALHIKSQDGMGTVKKISLGEPPSFFYDPVWSPDSKKIVYTDKRLSVWYVDLDKGTPVKIDADTFETPERTLDPSWSPDSKWIAYTKVLPNHMRAVFVYSLDSGKATQITDGMSDARYAVWDKNGKWLYFTASTNAGPTTAWLDMSSYDHTVTRAVYVVVLAKDLPSPLAPLSDEEKAEKKPETPAAGAEKKEETPKVTIDFDNISQRILALPVPMKNYIGLAAGKTGELFIAEMPPGQVGVFGPQAGLDVAKFDMKTRKATPVISGVQDFDLSFNGEKLLYLQAEHWGIAATAAPVKPGDGMLNMSDMKVWVDPRAEWTQMYHEVWRIERDFFYAPNYHGLNLDKAEAEYAKYLPGLASREDENFLFDQMLSDLNVGHMFVRGGAIPTVPPVTVGLLGADYAVENGRYRIKRVYSGENWNPQLKAPLTQPGVNVVAGDYILAVDGQDVKGTDNIYSFFLDKADKQVVLKVGPNADGSGSREVTVVPIANEFGIRNRDWMNHNLETVTKLSGGKLAYVYLPDTAGGGFTNFNRYYYSQVGREGAVMDERFNQGGSIANYIIETMQRKLTSYWYTRQGEIFTSPLDAIFGPKVMIINQFSGSGGDWMPWGFRHTGLGPLVGERTWGGLVGIYGYPVLIDGGTVTAPRVAFFNPNGTWDVENHGVPPDVPVILDPKAWREGHDVQLEKAIAVAMEDLKNHPLPKPKLPAFPDYSKYVH